In Oryza glaberrima chromosome 8, OglaRS2, whole genome shotgun sequence, the following are encoded in one genomic region:
- the LOC127783391 gene encoding uncharacterized protein LOC127783391 → MWRRASHLLRATATATATATAVSRRVPHPYPAPATAIPTVLPAPKLASSLSYATQAAAAAAVPAARAPRTVGSLLRLNDLRDNPGARKQKTRKGRGIGSGKGKTAGRGHKGQKARGTARFGFEGGQTPLRRRLPRRGFKNRFSLTFQPCGLGKIAKLINAGKIDSSELITMKTLKDTGAIGKQIKDGIRLMGRGAEEIKWPIHLEVSRTTARAKAAVEAAGGTVRLVYYNNLGFRALLKPEWFAKKGRLLPKAARPPPKQRDKVDSIGRLPAPTKPLPFTPEELEFAAKREAARVIA, encoded by the exons ATGTGGCGCCGCGcctcccacctcctccgcgccaccgccaccgccaccgccaccgccaccgcggtcTCCCGCCGCGTCCCTCACCCATATCCCGCCCCCGCAACCGCAATCCCCACCGTCCTGCCCGCCCCAAAGCTCGCCTCATCCTTATCCTACGCCACCcaagccgcggcggcggcggccgtgccggcggcgagggccccGAGAACGGTGGGGAGTCTGCTGCGGCTCAACGACCTGAGGGACAATCCGGGGGCGCGGAAGCAGAAGACCCGGAAGGGCCGAGGGATCGGCTCCGGGAAGGGCAAGACGGCTGGCCGCGGCCACAAGGGGCAGAAGGCGCGGGGCACCGCCAGATTCGGCTTCGAGGGCGGCCAGACCccgctccgtcgccgcctcccccgtcGCGGCTTCAAGAACCGCTTCTCTCTGACGTTTCAG CCATGTGGTCTGgggaaaattgcaaagctcATCAACGCTGGAAAAATTGATTCCTCTGAATTGATCACAATGAAGACACTGAAG GATACAGGTGCTATTGGAAAACAAATAAAGGATGGAATTCGACTAATGGGCCGTGGAGCAGAGGAAATTAAATGGCCAATCCACCTTGAG GTATCAAGGACAACTGCTAGGGCAAAAGCTGCAGTTGAAGCAGCTGGTGGAACGGTAAGACTGGTGTACTACAATAACCTTGGATTCAGGGCACTTCTCAAGCCCGAGTGGTTTGCAAAGAAAGGCCGACTTTTACCTAAAGCAGCAAGGCCCCCACCCAAGCAACGAGACAAGGTTGATAGCATTGGCCGCCTGCCTGCCCCAACAAAGCCGCTTCCCTTCACACCAGAAGAATtggaatttgcagcaaaacgtGAAGCTGCTCGAGTGATTGCGTAG